The Lepeophtheirus salmonis chromosome 3, UVic_Lsal_1.4, whole genome shotgun sequence genomic interval agaaaacaATAACGAAGAACGATTTAATGGAATTATCAGTCATCCGATATGGCCTATATCTATATTCTTTATATGAATGGTACAAAATGCGATttcgtaacttgtacaaaattacatcttGTGCACACAATTTATATGGTGTAGATCGTAGATATTTGAATCCAAATTTAACAATAcacactaacaaaaaaatcattttcatagaATTTTGTCTGCAATATATTTCAGACCAAACAACTTTTTAGaatgattcttcttttttattcaaaagaaaaaaatcgtaGTCCTCGCCCTGTATTTGTGCTCAGTTAATCTGTAATTATAGAAATACTCTTCCAGAAAACTGAAATATGAAAGCAAAATCTTTTATACTccataataattttacaaatagatATGATTATTTGTCTTCTATAGGTGTAGGGattcatatgtaaataataaatttgctaTAAGCACAGCTGAATAAATAAGACTATGACATCACATTCTTGAAGATTTTCTCCACATGCTTCACTTTATCTGTTTTCTTGGGTATGGCTAAAATTTCTGCATGATGTATGACAAGAACTTTGAAGCCACGAGATTTGAGAAGTCTGATTCTTAAATCTAACATTCCGCCATAGGAACCATTCAAGTTACAATCGAAATAGCTTGCCGGCACCATAGCCAATCTgcaaaatcaatatataaatatatacttgtcTATGTATAGTTTACTATTTATGTACCGTTTAACATCATCTGGTagagaagtatttttttcttgagtgGCAACCccaaatattccatatttttcaacatccattggttttaaattttttttttgggtcacAGCCTCTGCTCCAATAGAGAATCCCATTCCAGTATTAGGATTGACTTTAGAATGATTTGGAGGTGAAGCAAAGTTTGagaaaatatcaatacaaaGAGCACTAAACGCGTCACTTGGCGATGCCGTATTGACATCTCTAAGCAATGGAAAGGCTGCTACATCAATTGTAGGACCTTTCaggttgtaaaatatattcaaaaacagaATTGAATTAATGTTTAGTATTGAAGTGTCTTACCTTTGTATTCCTTATCAATAAACTGCGCAATGGCATTGATATTCAATAATTTGCGAATTCCTCCGACATTAGAACCAGTACTTGTGgctttacaatttaaaaaaatggtttaaaaataatagagagGGGGGGTATCGAACTTACAGatgattttattaagaaaatcttCAGTTAATACTGATTTAAAAAGATTGTGATTAGAAAACCCTAACAGTGACAGTGACCAGATAATATCGAGCCATAGTCCATCTCGTTTGCCTTCAGGAATGTTCttgatacatttttcataaGACGAAAATTGGGAaacaatatactaaaaatacaaaaacaaatatggaAACTcttcaatcataaatataaattcgtcCCTCACTCAcgtttaaaatattagtatgaGATTTGCAAAGTTTAGGTCTATAATTCAAATAGGCCGAAGTCATAGCATAAGAATGCAAGGTTTTATAGTCGAGGGATTCCAAATCCTGTGACAatttattcgatattttttccaaaagtcgTTGATCAAATTGTCTAAGCCGACCCATGGATATTAAACAATGCGTTAATAATTCCTTACTTAGTTTTTCATCTACATCATTAGAAATGATGTCAAccaatttttgtattaagttCTAAATAATGAAGGAGTAAGTAggttaattttgtttataattaagattaaaaaaattaagtacttGGTCGAACAGTGAAAGTGAGGAGAGAGCAAAAAGTCCATCACAAGCTAGTGGAGAATCTATTCCGTcgctattttttttcaaatgatatgttaaattttttagaacattCATTGGACGACGGCGAGCTTTAGCATACGCAACTAAAATCCTTATGTTATCTGTTGGACAAAAATCTTGAGCTAAATCCGTAACTCTATCCTCAATTTTCTCATTAGCTGATTTTGAAAAAGCGTTGGAGCAAAGAATCATCGTTACAAGATGATCAGACTTAGAGATTTCCGTCCATCGCCTCTCGAGACACTTGACAGCTTCTTTATACAGCTTAACTTCAACTTGATTGCGAGGCGAATCATCAAAATCCTCTATGCCTGAGGTTGTACTACTCATTGAGTCCAATTTCACGTTTTTGACTTTGGCCCTATTTTAACGATGTTgaataaaagtatgaaaaaatgtaCTTAAGTTATAATTACCGTGTGAAAGTGAGTACAAACAGAAGATCCTCTATTGACATGTTACGACATCtccatattaaattattctccAAGTTTTTGATGGCAAATGAATTTCCCAAGTCCAGGGTCTCTAAATCACGGATACCACTAATTTCTGCTTTAACAGATCCACCATGAGCATCTGCATGAGcactctctatttttttaatccattctgTAAATGAAGGATCTTTCCTAAGCTCTGCATTTGAAACAGAGGCTCTGATACCTTCCAAAGCATGGCGAATAGACTTAGAGTTCAAATTTGCTTTGAAGTCATGAGGTTTAATAATTTCACTCAGGGAAATGTTTTTCTTTGGTATTTCCGAACAATAACATCGCCACAATCCTCGACGAGCTAATGGTGAATAGCGAGATCCGAAAAGCATGTTGACATTCATCAGCCGTCATTGATGAATGATGACGTAAAATAAAGCATacgaatttataaataaacaaacgcTCATATTTCCGAAACTTTTTGGTTCATTATTATTCACACAACCTAGCATTACCCTATTTTGCATTTCTGTTAAGTTTgcaattttaagtaatttttatatttaagtattaattatcTGTTTAATGAATTATAGTAATTGTACTagtattagtatatatatttttgaagtaatactTTTATGTATTTCGAGTAAACTTTCAATAATGTATAAAGATATCAACACAAAACAAATGGGGTTTTTGTTAGCGTAAAAATTAGGTATGGattaaggttaatagaaatacttcatatatatacatatttctatttaCTTTAGTATGTATTATATCCCAgagtttttcatcatttattttataaaatggatcatatacatatatataatagaactataaatataacaattaatcaGCCGATTTGATTATGATTATGCAGTTtatcaaagtaaaataataaatcgaaAATTGGTCATGCCCATAGCTATATTTATCTCTCTTTCCCCTtggtaattactaattattttcttcctttgtagcttttaatagaataattttttactaacgACCACGTATCTTTCATGTATACTTGATCTACTTTAGGCCAACAGAGTTAAAAGGTATACACATTGAATGACCACAATTGATTTCCAGAATAAAGAACACGTGATTCGATAAGTGCCGCTTTAACTGCAGAcaagttttaattattgtatcgtttgaaaaaataaattttaattttactattattacaTGCCATATTCTCAAATTACCATAAGCTTACATCAGCATTTCAATAGGATCATATTCATACCATAGTCAAgggcaggattatattttgtttagtgggcttggtttttgaaatttactgtGCTCCATAATTTGAGTCGAATGatctttttctttagaaaagcaattaaaaataatttttacccttattttgccataaatatttttcttcctacGCCCCCCCCACCTCTTAAGACTTATTATACAGTGTTGCTAGCTTAGCTGATTTCCAGCTAGATCCATGATGTAGCTGATGATTGGAAATCTTagcagatttttgaaataatttatagtatttttggCCGATTCATGTCTGATTTTCGGTCTACAGATAAACAAATGAAGATGTCTCtgcattaatacatattatctgTGTATGTCATTTAGCACAGTTGGCTGCTTCACACGTATGTTCTCATACAATGCCCATGAATTTCTGGTTAGCAAAcctaaaaaaaactgttttgctAGATCTTCCTCAACATATCAGGAACTAATAAATGATCGATATGaatatctgaaaatagtgcAAGCTAGCCAGACAAGATGGTTATCAATAGTTTCTGCTTTACAAAGAGTGTGAGACTCTTGGTTTGagcaaaaaactaattttagttAATCAAATTCAACCGAAAGGTGTTACATATCGGAAATACACAACCCTTTATTCTGTGATGAAAATAATCatggttattttttacttttgaaatctgTACGAATGatgttgggaattttttttatcaattattttaaagccAATGACGTCAGATAACAATAACTTTTCAATAacaagtcaaaaaaaatttcaaaagaacaaACCTGACTAAATATACCTAGGTCTAAACTAAAGCTtcaaaccaagtagcgaaacgagaACGAAAACCATAAATAGTGAAAAATGTCATTGTCagaattgactttttttgtcCGACAGGCACAGTACTTTGCTATTATTTCAAGATGGCATCATTAccttcaagaaaataacaactCTTGTTATAaactagaataaataaaataactagaaACTAGTTATTTTAGTGACAAGTTATGTGAGATGATAAGATGAATGAGTCCTCCGAAAATGGAAAATGTTTTTGACATCTCCGCAACATGTCCTTCAGGAGAGCAGATGAGCTTTAAACCATATCAAGAGTAATTTTAGAGAAGAACTCTGCTAGTCGACTGGCTTCTATAAGTGCGGAATAGCTATGCTGCCCACTGTCTAATGATACCTAATGGAACATTCCCGTCTCCGTGTTTGCACGTATTCCATTCTGAAATTCACCAGGAGGTCCTGGAGGAGGATTaatttagtttagtttttttttttttcctacaagactccatttttaaatccttcatgTAATAATTTGTTAGGGTCTCTGCGGAGGTGGAAAAGTTGATGGAAATTCATGATGTTAAATTGGAAGTTGGGATAGCTCAATTATGGTCTGCAAAGGGAATACTCGTTTTTTGACGGAAAAGAGGGTAATTGGACCCCGGACTGGAGGTGACAGATATTTTTATGGAACCTTCAAAAGGAGGCTACATCACTGAACGTTATTGAATTTGGAgattattaagtttttagagtttacctcagatgaaggatatatattccataataaattaaaagaaatatagtttataaattatgcttgaatttgtgttccttcttttCAACATGTTTGTAGTAAaggttttatttgtatttatattaagaaacagaaaaataaagagaattaattaaacatatttcataaacaGGAGCGTCTGCAGAGGAAAACTGAGGGGCTGGGGGGCTCCCgtccccctccaaaaaaagaattaaaattatggaattttggattcttactagaaaatttaatattggattttttttccaaatttttttttgtgaatagctatagatttttgaaatttttatcgaaaaaaaattatatttgaaatttaattttagaaattttgttgcaacaaatttaattttagaatttttttttgtaataaatttaattttttgagagtagccatggattttaaattttttttccaaaaaatttaaaaatatttgaaatataatttaagaattttttgaataaatttaatttttcgagaatagcctggatttataaattttttgaaaataaccaggatttttgaaatttttttccaaaataatttattgtgaacagttctggatttttaaaactattttctaaaaactttaactttttgagatagctttggatttttgaaattttttgtgaatagctatggttttttaaatttttccccgAAAggttaatatttgattttttttaaaaagtaatattttcaatttaattttagaaagtttttaccaaaatatatttttttttttgaacagctctggattttcgaaatttttttacaaaaactctaacttttttggaatagctgtggatttttgaaatttttatcaaataatttaatttttcaatttttttttttcagaaaaaactaatttttacaaaattttgtaatttttgtattgtttttccaaaaataaatccaaacaCAAGctccccccacaaaaaaaaatcctgcggacCCTTCTGCTATGTTACAAAATGGCGATTTACAAGGAGGGAAAATCTTGCAGAAGGCGTACACAAAGTCTATAAGTGTTTTGGGGATCTCCGTAGAAATGTTTATTACTTACATTGGGAAATCAATTTTAcgccatttatatttatagacaaATTCCTAATCTTTTactaagtctattttttttttttttcaatccgtgttatgtatttgtattatttatattatgctACTCGTATTGTCAAGCATTAATTGTGCAATTTGCATATGTGGGATGATAACTTAAACGCaatctaaaatttttttgttggacagagaaaaacacattataagttttttacttcattgaaaaatcaaagaggattttttaaagagtaaaatacaaattaaatcaCTATAAAACtatccaaaaagttattaatatgtttgacatttgtttaaatttttacataaacatattatatacaagttcagtcattttgattatatttatataatcattattggTTTTCTTttcacattattttaaaaaaaaagtactgaaaTAATCAAAGTTACCAGACTGTCAAGTGATATGGTACCGTTTACTTGATCTATCTATAAACCAGaaatatcaattactttttcaatattttttctattcgtTGACcgattttgatgaatttttaatatgttaaccattataatacaataacaattttaatataaccataaccaaattttaaagactgtttcatattctttgatgtctataaatgtttataatattaaaagtttagtATTAAATTATCACTAATAGATTGTAaagtttcaatataaaatatttagaaatgtaaatttCATTATGGCTTTGCATGTATTTTCAAGGTGAAATTTGTTACTTttgttgaaaagtaattttttataaaatagaaggaaatcaaatgaactttttgaaaaaataaatttatagagtAACAAATAATTcgccattaatatatttatataattcctgaaaaatctattcaaaaaagggaaataattaTGTAGACACTGTACTGCGTATAGTCCACAACTTTCTAAAGACTGATTATATAACtgcataattttaatgaaatgaaaaataaaatataaaagtaattattttaatataaaatttaaactcatttgtgtcaaaatattattattttaatcttatttttattaatttttaaaactttttcttactTCTTCACTCTATTCTTGAGAATGGACCGATCGatttcaagtttcatttttttcaacatttctgtTTAAAAGtgttcattaaattatattttatatcaatggataatattttgtatcataacatcttttttttttttgttacgccggtttcataatttttggttAACATATACCGGGcatacatcaatattaaaaaatgggaatattACGAGATTTGTgtccataaattatataaataagacaTCGAATagtattatttgttttcaatgtttaataaacaaatactaGAATTTCGTTTATTGTTGGTTTAGTccgaaataaacaaatcaaaagtAAATGCATCATCCACAAAGTAATAATATTCACAGCTACTCATGTTTAATCACATTAGCTTTCTCTTGCATAATCTTATCTGTTTCTAATACTTCTAAAACATTCTGAAAGTGTTCTTTTAATTTAGCAACACCAGTAAAGTTGGATTTTAGTTTTACACCTCTTCCTGCATTGTGATTAATTACGTTAATGGAGTTTATCTTTGATTTGGAACACATATAAGACGACAAATTTATCCACTCTGTGACTTTTTGGGTCAGGATTTTAGTCTCTAACCCCAGCAGTGTAAAGATGAGCCAGGAGTtgcatgaaaataaatttgctacTGTCGTGGACTGTGTTATGTCAATTAGAAAACTTGGTTTCCCAAAACCTGTACCAAAGCAATGTGTATGTGTGTCCTGTCTGTCACCGAGTTTCTATTTCATTACTATGGGCCTCTTAGCATTATTGAATCACTCACTTCATGGAGTTAAACCACTGACAAGGGAAAGTGGTACCATTTCTGAGGTTAAATACCACAGATGACGAGATGGACCAGATACGGCACTCTTAGACACGGTTGGATTGATTGCCATATATTTCTAGGATTTCTTGTACAGACACAAATCATTCCAAGGAGTATCAACTGTGGACAAACATTCAAAATTGGCAAAGACAAGTAACTTCTCTCTCTgatatttggaataaattgtACTAGTTGACAATGATTAtaaattgtgttataaaataaccattttgATTGAAAACATATATTCCGCAATGAACTGtagataaacatacaaaatttacaaagaCAAGTAACTTCTCACTCTGATATTTGGAATAAATGGTTCCAGTTGACAATCATAATATATTGTGTTGTAAAAGAACAATTTGGATATAAACATCCAACGGGCCTTGTGCACTGCACCAGGACGTTTGAGGCAAAAATCCTTGTTGCTGAGGGCATCTAAATACAACACTCACAGCTCTAAGAATTCCTTGTAAGAATCACGCTGATGTTATGTAGAAACTTTTGACAAACTGAAGTGCTTCATTTCTCCATTCTTGTACCACAGTCTTAATTTCATCAATGAACTTAAATCAAAGAGTATCAGTTTTCTTTACTAGGGCAGTTCACACTTTCAAAAATGCTTTGAAGACGGATACTTCTGGTGATTTCAACGTTTCTATTTTCAGGACATTGAATACACTGTCCAACAGTAAAAATggtataaaagtattatatgctcgatttaatagaatttgatcccctgattccaaatatggccttatttttttttctcatagccttcagaaaaaggccatgcatttttatttttttttttgagatttataaggttcaaaactgttttacagtgttgaagatagggataaattatgttaatatattttaaccttgaatgttaaaaaattataaaaccatttctaaaatgtctgcatcatactttcaACTTGAGTTATCTtagtttaaagtggaaaataagGGACTTTTGTTCAGaagctcatagcttcaagacgaatagattcaaaaagcttaaaaatattgtattggatagttgaaagtatgaactttaattaaaaaaaagagcctccccaaaacgctctatatcgttgtcaatttaagataaggttacgacaatatttcaaggaaaaaaatcatttttgaattgatctcataataaaagtcaataataTAGTTCGTATGCCCCatctagaagagatagaaaaaaggacagagaagaagaaaagagagagaaacaaagagagagaaaatcaaaaaggaaaaaatagaaaagatatattatataatttatgacatgacgcctcatgtctcaaactgtattaataaattatttcaagcttcatggacacaagaggactcgttgcatacccgtagtgagtaagggattccaaaaaacggaTATTCTGTGGAATCCTCCTAGCAAAtgctttttctttctctttgtcCAAAGTTTCAGCATTTCCATGCTTTTCTCAGTTATAATTTTTCCTGAGCGTTGGTCAGTACCTGTTTTGTAAGAATGAATCCCAAGGAGTTTCGTTCACATCATAATGTCAGCTGCTCTTCATTAGCACTCATTTGTGAAAGTACCCTCAAATTTTCAATCCCACTGAAGTGATGCAATTTCTTACACTTGGCTCTCGTAAACCATTCAAGCCATATCTCTAGAATAATAACCATATATTTCTTACTAACTAAAATTAGATTAACATATTTTCGAGGAAGTGcagttaaacaataattatattaaacacataattcttaaaaaaaaaacaaaaatgaatctaTAGCGTTGTTtgccataataataatactataatattcttatttcaatAGGCTTAATGTGGTGGCACCAGTAAAATTTATTCGAATTTAGAGGTATTTCATacattgtgtttttattataggtagaacatttttatcataccgcacaagtattattttttacttgggtaaaaaataatacattgattTGATACACCCAACTGTGCGCTGTAATGTCTATGGATAAGAATTTAGATGTTGTTGGAGTGAGCGGGAGAACTATTTTTTGGTCCAAGAGTGTTCCACTGAAAAGAAAGAGCAATTTCAAGGCAGCAAGAACTTTAAGATAATCAAGTGGGTCCACTTTCCACAATGAAGACCCTATGTGGCTATGAAGAAGCCGTCCATTCAAGCAGAAGAGTCAAAATGCTCCTGTTGTATAATTTGGCTGAGATGATATGTCTCCCTTGGACGTTTGCTACTACCCGGGCAAAGAGAAGTCTTACCGAAATAGCAGCAGAATGGATCTACCCATTAGGTaggatctatatatatatattttttttttttgggaaggggGTGTGTGTGGGAGGGGCGGGGGCTCCTTCAATAGTCCTCAGATATGCAATACAAAATCAGGactaagaatttttaaaaaagtttttgttaatttttttgctttaatattttatgattttttttttataaaacccatTTCTTGGATGagacttttcaaaaaagtgacttccttcatgactttttttaaacaaatatattatgctATGAATATGTATgcattattacatatattcttttataacaaatagtaaattttaaaaacgaattggatttacttaaaattttgaGGAGAGGATTTCACCCTCCATACCGGTGCAAACTGTGTCCATGACAAAaccataaaatttcatttccgTATTATGGTTATTGATACAAGGAACTAAGGTACACATATCCTTcgagtaaaattatttgaaaaacaacgTATCAGgttcaaatattaatagaattatttgtttaaataatagctAATAAGTATTTGACACTAATACGATATATCATACAAATTGCATGCCCCATAGGCTTACACTTCCaaagataagtaaataaaactttacaTGGCATGTATACATACATTGCAACAATTGTTGAAATTCCGTTTGAGACAGATTTTTATCCTGTTAGGtcttaagttaattttttttagaaagagttGGACTGATTTTTCGGTCCATACCGCGATCTCCGACCTTAGatccaaatttattcatattcaaaacGTTCAACATTCAGAATGTTCAATTAGATCTTCAATAGTCGGAAGTAAAGCCTTACTATCCTTGCAGAGGAAATGTTTGGAGGACATTGAcaaagtttttgaagaaaattcgTTGCATTCAAAATTAGTCTGAGcatcatcaaatatactttctctgctattttaaatgtagtaaataaagcagtatttttttttctaaattattaaactttatattactTAACACACAAATTGGTACAAATGTAGATAATAAATtactaatgacgtcatagagccTGATAGAGTGAAgtttaaatacattatacaaGTTATTGTCGaacctcttaatttttttggggtctGTACAATATAATTCAGACTCCAGTACTAAATTATTCCCTGcctttataatgaataattatacaatttcttcccttctcctcccCATTCCATTCCCCAACATAAACCAGATCATtcaattactataaaaaaataaaaaaaacggaagagaagaagaacactgaataataatcaaaaaagaattGTCAATATTTGTGAGTCTGGCGAGACAGGATTAACGTAACAGAGCGAGTGCACGCATTTTTTCCTGAATACGTTCCGGTATTATTGATCTATTTAACTGGACTCCATTGCACTTATTTCtataagtattaaaaagaaaccCCGTAATAAGTGTAGTaatcttattagttattacttagtAGAAGTACagtagtaattcatttcctccccccaaaatcatataaggGGCAGATGACATTATAAAGTGACTTGACTCAATATGTCACGTTTCCACTTTCTCCTCGTGctctttatttcctttcaaaacTATAAACTCTAGATATAAGAAAGAGCGTTTGcagatttgatttttgtttggggGGGATAGGGGCTTTTGttagaagagacaaaaaatgataactttATATAGTGGtgacaaagaaaaaatcttGTCCATGGACACCTtagtaaaattatacattgtacAACAATCAACATACTTCTACATTGTGCTGTCtgtgggaaaacataaattctaaatttgataGAGAAAGTAAGTCAGtttagaaagattttatttgatataatgttgttgaaaaagaaaatgggGAAATTCCATGTTTTATAATCATAGTGTTATTCAATCTCTAAGTGAATCATAGTGGTATTAATTAGCTACGGACATTTGCTATgggttataattatttttgtagtgttaatacatattatatcatatttatgtgTTTAGAGgaga includes:
- the LOC121114480 gene encoding FAST kinase domain-containing protein 4, whose protein sequence is MNVNMLFGSRYSPLARRGLWRCYCSEIPKKNISLSEIIKPHDFKANLNSKSIRHALEGIRASVSNAELRKDPSFTEWIKKIESAHADAHGGSVKAEISGIRDLETLDLGNSFAIKNLENNLIWRCRNMSIEDLLFVLTFTRAKVKNVKLDSMSSTTSGIEDFDDSPRNQVEVKLYKEAVKCLERRWTEISKSDHLVTMILCSNAFSKSANEKIEDRVTDLAQDFCPTDNIRILVAYAKARRRPMNVLKNLTYHLKKNSDGIDSPLACDGLFALSSLSLFDQNLIQKLVDIISNDVDEKLSKELLTHCLISMGRLRQFDQRLLEKISNKLSQDLESLDYKTLHSYAMTSAYLNYRPKLCKSHTNILNYIVSQFSSYEKCIKNIPEGKRDGLWLDIIWSLSLLGFSNHNLFKSVLTEDFLNKIISTSTGSNVGGIRKLLNINAIAQFIDKEYKGPTIDVAAFPLLRDVNTASPSDAFSALCIDIFSNFASPPNHSKVNPNTGMGFSIGAEAVTQKKNLKPMDVEKYGIFGVATQEKNTSLPDDVKRLAMVPASYFDCNLNGSYGGMLDLRIRLLKSRGFKVLVIHHAEILAIPKKTDKVKHVEKIFKNVMS